From Schistocerca cancellata isolate TAMUIC-IGC-003103 chromosome 6, iqSchCanc2.1, whole genome shotgun sequence, a single genomic window includes:
- the LOC126088467 gene encoding uncharacterized protein LOC126088467 yields MEVSDSTLTTQPKSQEKEPNISVQIEQTPEPVKVLQNEQSPENHKETNPSLASEQDRAQETQEAMENDETSPRVSPPRKYKNRRLAHKGAEQLASPLREKAKQISNKLHEEQHSNPVLSMQAPDPLQAKSNTPCPMSTDHSSHERLKLLANFDSDKVLPDTRNAEKETSKANQHKTWADESDEMNQDEELNETGGTEQTPAPRDQLNTMDTSLPENTCEKGFSSDSTSCDEY; encoded by the coding sequence ATGGAAGTTAGCGACTCGACGCTCACAACACAGCCAAAGAGTCAAGAAAAAGAACCAAATATCTCTGTTCAAATAGAACAGACTCCTGAACCGGTTAAAGTCCTTCAGAATGAACAGTCTCCAGAAAACCACAAGGAAACCAACCCATCACTTGCCAGCGAACAGGACCGAGCGCAAGAAACCCAAGAGGCAATGGAAAACGATGAAACCTCCCCAAGAGTCAGTCCTCCGAGGAAATATAAAAACAGGAGACTAGCTCATAAGGGCGCTGAACAACTGGCATCGCCCTTGCGAGAAAAAGCAAAGCAGATTAGCAACAAACTGCATGAAGAACAACATAGTAATCCGGTTCTGAGTATGCAGGCACCTGACCCCTTGCAAGCCAAATCAAATACACCATGCCCCATGTCAACAGACCATTCGTCACACGAGAGATTGAAGCTGCTAGCAAATTTCGATTCAGACAAGGTTTTACCTGACACTAGAAATGCAGAAAAAGAGACATCGAAAGCTAATCAACACAAAACTTGGGCTGATGAATCGGATGAAatgaatcaagatgaagaattgaaTGAAACTGGAGGAACGGAACAGACTCCTGCCCCAAGAGATCAACTGAACACGATGGATACATCATTGCCGGAAAATACATGTGAAAAAGGATTTTCCTCCGACAGCACTTCGTGTGACGAATATTGA